One stretch of Arachis hypogaea cultivar Tifrunner chromosome 20, arahy.Tifrunner.gnm2.J5K5, whole genome shotgun sequence DNA includes these proteins:
- the LOC112782341 gene encoding uncharacterized protein isoform X1: MHVCCVCKETENLFKHYELTLPRGKFLSLRPDFMLHFDVVNTVAMLSSLQAKANPVLRCWFFLSTFATEILFQTPMEHIIESYVRRWMTPTQELEHVFVPICKPPDTWYMLLLDVKRASVYALDVCTTIESEPRRERNIRLIVRNS; encoded by the exons ATGCATGTTTGTTGTGTTTGTAAAGAAACTGAGAACTTATTTAAGCATTATGAGCTCACTCTGCCTCGTGGAAAGTTCTTATCCCTCAGGCCCGATTTCATGCTCCACTTTGAT GTCGTGAACACTGTTGCGATGCTTTCCTCACTTCAAGCCAAAGCGAACCCTGTGCTGCGATGCTGGTTCTTTCTGTCAACCTTTGCCACTGAGATCTTGTTCCAAACTCCAATGGAACATATAATAGAGAGTTATGTGAGACGCTGGATGACACCAACTCAAGAACTTGAGCAT GTATTTGTACCCATTTGCAAACCACCTGATACTTGGTACATGCTCTTATTGGATGTAAAAAGAGCTTCTGTTTATGCTCTTGATGTTTGCACAACCATAGAGTCCGAACCTAGGCGCGAGCGCAACATACGCCTTATAGTACGTAACTCATAA
- the LOC112782341 gene encoding uncharacterized protein isoform X2, with translation MLHFDVVNTVAMLSSLQAKANPVLRCWFFLSTFATEILFQTPMEHIIESYVRRWMTPTQELEHVFVPICKPPDTWYMLLLDVKRASVYALDVCTTIESEPRRERNIRLIVRNS, from the exons ATGCTCCACTTTGAT GTCGTGAACACTGTTGCGATGCTTTCCTCACTTCAAGCCAAAGCGAACCCTGTGCTGCGATGCTGGTTCTTTCTGTCAACCTTTGCCACTGAGATCTTGTTCCAAACTCCAATGGAACATATAATAGAGAGTTATGTGAGACGCTGGATGACACCAACTCAAGAACTTGAGCAT GTATTTGTACCCATTTGCAAACCACCTGATACTTGGTACATGCTCTTATTGGATGTAAAAAGAGCTTCTGTTTATGCTCTTGATGTTTGCACAACCATAGAGTCCGAACCTAGGCGCGAGCGCAACATACGCCTTATAGTACGTAACTCATAA